The following proteins are encoded in a genomic region of Bradyrhizobium sp. SK17:
- a CDS encoding AMP-binding protein — protein MMLAGLMQQVPLTLNLVRERVGDLYPNKTVTTRFHDRIHVIGYAAMLDRAGQLANYLAGIGVGRGMRVATLAWNSHRHLELYLAVPCMGAVLHTINARLLAPDIARLLAHAGDQVLFVDRSIWRTIGREIVLPSGVRHVVIMEDEVDPSIDPPAPMGTPATLYEAAIAGHGSAFAWPDLDENEASGLCYTSGTTGDPKGVLYSHRSTTLHTLACLFADGIAMRERDVCLPAVPMFHANAWGFPYAALMAGAALALPCRQIDPVALVELVEVAQVTMATAVPTVWLGFLDHLGKHPQAVARIASLRRLPVGGAAIGQSFIDGFARLGIEVMHCWGMTEISPLGLTNVARSDLDTEETRSTRTAQGLPIPGCRFRNVDAEGVPCGRDGTTPGELRISSPWAAASYFAGPADQAPSADSFAVEDGRTWLKTGDIATIDRHGYVRIVDRAKDLIKSGGEWISSQALELQIMNHPDVREAAAIGRPDPKWQERPVICVVLRSDAAEPRERFAREYRDYLASFFPKWQIPDEVIFCAELPKGKTGKIDKIALRRTFGSS, from the coding sequence ATGATGCTTGCAGGCCTGATGCAGCAAGTGCCGCTCACGCTAAATCTGGTGCGGGAGCGGGTTGGCGACCTCTATCCGAACAAGACCGTGACGACGCGGTTTCACGACCGCATCCACGTCATCGGCTATGCCGCGATGCTCGATCGCGCCGGGCAGCTTGCCAATTATCTCGCCGGGATCGGCGTCGGCCGCGGCATGCGCGTCGCCACGCTGGCCTGGAACTCGCATCGTCATCTCGAGCTCTATCTTGCGGTGCCCTGCATGGGCGCGGTGTTGCATACGATCAACGCGCGGCTGCTGGCGCCCGACATCGCGCGCTTGCTGGCGCATGCCGGCGATCAGGTGCTGTTCGTCGACCGCTCGATCTGGCGCACCATCGGCCGCGAGATCGTGCTGCCCTCTGGGGTTCGCCATGTTGTGATCATGGAAGACGAGGTCGATCCGTCGATCGATCCCCCGGCGCCGATGGGTACACCCGCAACGCTGTATGAGGCCGCGATTGCCGGCCACGGCAGTGCCTTCGCATGGCCCGACCTCGACGAGAACGAGGCGTCGGGCCTCTGCTACACCTCCGGCACCACAGGCGATCCCAAGGGCGTGCTCTACAGCCATCGCTCGACGACCCTGCATACGCTGGCCTGCCTGTTCGCCGACGGCATCGCGATGCGCGAGCGCGACGTCTGCCTGCCGGCGGTGCCGATGTTCCATGCCAATGCCTGGGGCTTTCCCTATGCTGCGCTGATGGCCGGCGCCGCGCTGGCGTTGCCATGTCGCCAGATCGACCCGGTGGCCCTGGTCGAGCTGGTCGAGGTGGCGCAGGTGACGATGGCAACGGCGGTGCCCACGGTCTGGCTCGGCTTCCTCGATCATCTCGGCAAGCATCCGCAGGCGGTCGCGCGCATCGCATCGCTGCGCCGGCTGCCGGTCGGCGGTGCCGCGATCGGCCAATCCTTCATCGATGGTTTCGCGCGGCTCGGCATCGAGGTGATGCATTGCTGGGGCATGACGGAGATCTCGCCGCTCGGCCTGACCAATGTCGCGCGTTCCGATCTCGACACGGAGGAGACGCGCAGCACCCGCACGGCGCAAGGCTTGCCGATCCCGGGCTGCCGGTTCCGCAATGTCGATGCGGAAGGCGTGCCGTGTGGCCGCGACGGCACGACACCGGGCGAATTGCGGATCTCGAGCCCGTGGGCGGCGGCGTCCTATTTCGCCGGCCCGGCCGACCAGGCCCCGTCGGCGGATTCCTTTGCCGTCGAGGACGGGCGTACCTGGCTGAAGACCGGCGACATCGCGACCATCGACCGGCATGGCTATGTCAGGATCGTCGATCGCGCCAAGGACCTGATCAAGTCGGGCGGCGAATGGATCTCGAGCCAGGCGCTCGAGCTACAGATCATGAACCATCCCGACGTGCGCGAGGCCGCGGCGATCGGCAGGCCGGACCCGAAATGGCAGGAGCGGCCGGTGATCTGTGTCGTGCTGCGATCCGATGCCGCCGAGCCTCGCGAGCGCTTCGCGCGCGAATACCGTGACTATCTCGCTAGCTTCTTTCCGAAATGGCAGATACCGGACGAGGTGATCTTCTGCGCCGAGCTGCCGAAGGGCAAAACCGGCAAGATCGACAAGATCGCGCTGCGCCGGACGTTCGGAAGCTCCTGA
- a CDS encoding asparaginase — protein MSRAFRSSHSAKAVAGLLFALVAWFAVPAVAQTPDANLPRVLVLGTGGTIAGQANARAGNAYDSGKVSAANLIAAIPGIDKLAQISAEQISSIGSQDMNDKVWFDLVKRIRSAIDNKEVDGVVITHGTDTMEETAFFLQNVLDTDMPVVLVGSMRPSTAIGADGPANLYEAMRVAASPESRGRGVLVVLNDTIHAARWVQKTNTTSVQTFRSPDAGPVGYVDTGSLRFLQPAITIKTAKLKLPDAPPLPRVDVVYSHANMDAAEVEDAVKRGAKGIVLAGVGDGNSSKGAIDALAAAAKQGVLVVRSTRVGSGYVNRNVEVEDDKLGFAVSLDLNPQKARVLLQLLIANGVTDPVAVQRAFAQQ, from the coding sequence ATGTCGCGTGCGTTTCGATCCAGTCATTCCGCAAAGGCCGTCGCCGGTCTCCTCTTCGCGCTTGTTGCTTGGTTTGCGGTGCCGGCCGTCGCCCAGACGCCGGATGCCAACCTCCCGCGCGTGCTCGTGCTCGGCACCGGCGGCACCATCGCAGGCCAGGCCAATGCACGCGCTGGCAATGCCTATGACTCAGGCAAGGTCAGCGCGGCGAACCTGATTGCCGCCATTCCCGGCATCGACAAGCTTGCGCAGATCTCGGCCGAGCAGATTTCCTCGATCGGCTCGCAGGACATGAACGACAAGGTCTGGTTCGATCTCGTCAAGCGCATCCGATCGGCCATCGACAACAAGGAGGTCGACGGCGTCGTGATCACGCATGGCACCGACACGATGGAGGAGACCGCGTTCTTCCTGCAAAACGTGCTCGACACCGACATGCCGGTCGTGCTGGTCGGCTCGATGCGGCCCTCGACCGCGATCGGTGCCGATGGCCCGGCCAATCTCTACGAGGCGATGCGCGTCGCCGCGTCGCCGGAATCCCGCGGTCGCGGCGTGCTGGTGGTGCTCAACGACACCATCCATGCGGCGCGCTGGGTGCAGAAGACCAATACCACCAGCGTCCAGACGTTCCGCTCACCCGATGCGGGGCCGGTCGGCTATGTCGATACCGGTTCGCTGCGCTTCCTGCAGCCGGCCATCACGATCAAGACGGCGAAGCTGAAGCTGCCGGATGCGCCGCCACTGCCGCGGGTCGACGTCGTCTATTCCCACGCCAACATGGACGCCGCTGAAGTCGAGGATGCGGTCAAACGTGGCGCCAAGGGCATCGTGCTGGCCGGTGTCGGCGACGGCAATTCATCGAAGGGCGCGATCGACGCGCTCGCCGCCGCGGCAAAGCAGGGTGTCCTGGTGGTTCGCTCGACCCGCGTCGGCTCCGGCTATGTGAACCGCAACGTCGAGGTCGAGGACGACAAGCTCGGCTTTGCGGTCTCGCTCGATCTCAATCCGCAGAAGGCGCGCGTGCTGCTTCAGCTCCTGATCGCCAACGGCGTCACCGACCCCGTTGCGGTTCAACGGGCGTTCGCCCAGCAGTGA